In a genomic window of Arcticibacter tournemirensis:
- a CDS encoding S41 family peptidase: MSTRNNLLIAGCYAGTLVLGMILGPKFQKENSNSRNGTFIPFLTGGRDGKVEKVISLIRDNYVDPVNVDSLQDLTINELLKNLDPHSAYLPPVDARLFSEDLEGNYNGIGIEYHLLNDTLLVTGVNKNGPAAKAGLSEGDRVIQIDGNNIAGKDITNKKIVELIRGRRGTAVRLTIRRAGLKAYKTVSVIRDKISVSSIDVAYLLTKDVGYVKISRFGAHTDDDFIAELERLKKEGMKSLVLDLRENGGGYLSAATALSDQFLGEKKLIVYTRGAHEPRTDYFATPEGKFEKGKLVVLINENTASASEIVAGAVQDLDRGTIVGRRSFGKGLVQEQFNFGDGSALNLTVARYYTPSGRSIQRPYDEGPGPYFEEVWNRHKNGELNSDRKHLMDSLYKKGRIYKTASGRLMYGGGGIMPDVYVPIDTLGYNEMYFALNAKGVLNDFLYNSLIREHAPDSLDEFVKTFTLSPGHYQQILALASAKGIKYNPGLFKVAERHINIDMKAMLARYYFGELGFYKVLNSTDNVVSRSLALLK, from the coding sequence TTGTCGACGAGGAATAATCTATTAATAGCGGGCTGTTATGCAGGAACATTAGTGCTGGGAATGATCCTGGGTCCGAAATTTCAAAAGGAAAACAGTAATTCGCGAAACGGGACGTTCATTCCATTCCTAACAGGTGGCCGGGACGGAAAAGTAGAAAAGGTAATTAGCCTGATCAGAGATAATTATGTTGATCCCGTGAATGTTGATTCCTTGCAGGACTTGACGATAAATGAGCTCTTGAAAAACCTTGATCCTCATTCTGCCTACTTGCCGCCTGTTGATGCACGTCTGTTTTCCGAGGATCTTGAAGGGAACTACAATGGCATCGGGATTGAATATCATCTTTTGAACGACACGCTATTGGTAACTGGTGTGAATAAGAATGGGCCGGCTGCAAAAGCAGGTTTGAGCGAAGGCGATCGCGTGATTCAGATCGACGGCAACAATATTGCAGGAAAAGATATCACAAACAAAAAGATAGTCGAACTTATCCGGGGCAGACGCGGCACTGCCGTGCGGCTTACTATCAGAAGAGCAGGCTTGAAAGCCTATAAGACTGTTTCGGTGATAAGGGATAAGATAAGCGTTAGCAGCATAGATGTTGCCTACTTGCTTACCAAGGATGTTGGCTACGTGAAGATCAGCAGGTTCGGTGCGCATACCGACGACGATTTCATTGCCGAACTCGAAAGACTGAAGAAGGAAGGAATGAAGAGTCTTGTGCTGGATCTGCGCGAAAATGGTGGCGGATATCTCAGCGCTGCTACTGCTTTGTCTGATCAGTTCCTTGGAGAAAAAAAACTAATAGTTTATACCAGGGGTGCACATGAACCACGAACCGATTATTTTGCCACGCCCGAAGGGAAATTTGAAAAAGGTAAATTAGTTGTACTTATTAACGAGAATACAGCATCAGCAAGTGAAATAGTTGCAGGCGCAGTACAGGATCTTGACAGGGGAACTATCGTGGGACGAAGATCTTTTGGAAAGGGACTCGTGCAGGAGCAGTTTAATTTTGGTGATGGCTCGGCGCTGAATTTAACTGTAGCCCGTTATTATACACCTTCCGGACGTTCTATACAAAGGCCATATGATGAGGGGCCGGGTCCTTATTTTGAGGAAGTATGGAACAGGCACAAGAACGGCGAACTAAATTCCGATCGAAAACACCTTATGGACAGCCTTTATAAGAAAGGGCGTATTTATAAAACAGCCTCTGGCAGGCTGATGTACGGAGGAGGAGGTATAATGCCCGATGTTTACGTTCCTATCGATACGTTGGGATACAATGAGATGTATTTTGCGCTTAACGCTAAGGGAGTACTGAATGATTTTCTATATAATTCTCTTATTAGAGAACATGCCCCCGATTCGCTCGACGAATTTGTAAAGACATTTACATTAAGTCCCGGGCATTATCAACAAATCCTTGCTCTTGCTTCTGCCAAAGGTATCAAGTATAACCCTGGGCTTTTTAAGGTTGCTGAAAGGCATATTAATATAGACATGAAAGCAATGCTCGCACGTTATTATTTCGGCGAGCTGGGATTCTATAAGGTGCTTAATTCAACAGATAATGTAGTGTCACGGTCACTCGCTTTGTTGAAGTGA
- the metH gene encoding methionine synthase: MDIRKELQKRILVIDGAMGTMIQRYQLTEEDFRGERFKDHPCDVKGNNDLLNLTRPDVIREIHAEYLKAGADIIETNTFSTQRISMADYQMEHLSYELSYEGARIAKSAAAEFTAANPNKPRFVAGAIGPTNRTASMSPDVNDPGYRAVSFDDLVEAYDEQVRGLVDGGADVLLIETIFDTLNAKAAIFAIKEYEKVIKRKLEIMISGTITDASGRTLSGQTVEAFLNSLSHAGLLSIGLNCALGAKEMRPHIEELSVKAPCFISAYPNAGLPNEFGAYDEVPHETAHLLEDFISSGFINIVGGCCGTTPDHIGCIAEKAAKYPPRKIPEVEPFLRLSGLEPVTVTPETNFINVGERTNITGSPKFSKLILNGDYEAALAVARQQVEGGAQVIDVNMDEGMLDSEAAMTKFLHLIASEPDIAKLPIMVDSSKWSVIEAGLKCLQGKGIVNSISLKEGEENFIAHARKIMQYGAAVVVMAFDEQGQADNYERRIEICKRTYDILVNEVGFPPQDIIFDPNILTVATGLEEHNNYAVDFIKATRWIKQNLPYAKVSGGVSNISFSFRGNNVVREAMHSAFLYHAIKAGLDMGIVNAGMLEVYEEIPKELLERVEDVLLNRRADATERLVDFAETVKTKGKEIVKNEEWRNGSVEERLSHSLVKGLIEYLDDDVEEARLKYDRPLQVIEGPLMDGMNIVGDLFGAGKMFLPQVVKSARVMKKAVAYLLPFIEAEKLKNPLDTSSSSAGKVLMATVKGDVHDIGKNIVGVVLACNNFEVIDMGVMVPAQNIIQRAKEENVDIIGLSGLITPSLDEMVHFAKEMEREGFTLPLLIGGATTSRIHAAVKIDPNYSGAAIHVLDASRSVTVCSNLMNSETRDSYIKGIKEEYAKAREAHLNKRSDKRYKSIDEARDNRFQINLDDVVPTPPSFLGTKTFDNFPLEELVPYIDWTPFFHTWELRGSYPKIFNDPVVGNEAQKLYDDARALLARIVEEKLLTAKGVIGFWPASSVGDDIELFVEDSTTHNSQPVIIHTLRQQTEKVKGEPYYALSDFIAPKESGIQDYFGGFAVTAGIGCDELVARFEKDHDDYNSIMAKALADRLAEAFAEKMHELVRTDYWGYAQDEKLSNEELVKEKYQGIRPAPGYPACPDHTEKRTLFSLLNAEDNAGMHLTESLAMYPAASVSGFYFSHPQSRYFGLGKITKDQVEDYARRRNEPVELVERWLGPNLAY, translated from the coding sequence ATGGACATTAGGAAAGAATTACAAAAACGAATTCTCGTGATTGATGGCGCTATGGGAACGATGATCCAGCGCTATCAGCTTACCGAAGAAGATTTCCGTGGAGAACGGTTCAAAGATCATCCCTGCGATGTGAAAGGCAACAACGACTTGCTCAATCTGACCAGGCCTGATGTGATCAGGGAAATCCATGCAGAATATTTAAAGGCAGGTGCTGACATTATTGAAACCAACACATTCAGCACGCAGCGTATATCCATGGCTGACTACCAGATGGAGCATCTTTCCTATGAACTTAGTTATGAGGGCGCCCGTATCGCAAAATCTGCCGCTGCAGAATTTACTGCTGCTAACCCCAACAAGCCACGATTCGTAGCGGGAGCCATTGGCCCTACAAACCGTACTGCATCCATGTCGCCCGATGTTAATGATCCGGGCTACCGTGCTGTATCATTCGACGATCTGGTCGAAGCGTATGATGAGCAGGTAAGGGGCTTGGTAGACGGCGGAGCTGACGTCCTCCTGATCGAAACTATTTTCGATACACTAAATGCAAAAGCAGCCATTTTTGCAATTAAAGAATATGAAAAAGTGATCAAAAGGAAGCTTGAGATCATGATTTCGGGCACCATTACAGATGCGAGCGGCCGTACTTTGTCGGGGCAGACAGTAGAGGCATTCCTCAATTCCTTAAGCCATGCAGGTCTCTTAAGTATTGGTCTTAACTGTGCACTCGGAGCTAAAGAAATGCGTCCGCATATTGAGGAACTTTCAGTGAAAGCTCCATGCTTTATTTCAGCATATCCTAACGCCGGACTTCCTAACGAATTCGGCGCATATGACGAAGTACCCCACGAGACAGCACATCTCCTCGAAGATTTCATTTCGAGTGGCTTTATCAATATCGTGGGAGGCTGTTGCGGTACCACCCCCGATCACATAGGTTGTATTGCGGAGAAAGCAGCAAAATATCCTCCAAGGAAGATTCCTGAAGTTGAACCCTTCCTCCGGCTGAGTGGTCTTGAGCCAGTGACAGTTACTCCGGAAACCAATTTTATTAATGTAGGTGAACGGACAAACATTACGGGCTCCCCTAAATTTTCAAAGTTGATCCTGAACGGCGACTACGAGGCTGCACTGGCAGTGGCACGGCAGCAGGTTGAAGGCGGAGCACAGGTTATTGACGTAAATATGGACGAAGGCATGCTCGACTCGGAAGCAGCCATGACTAAATTTCTTCATCTGATAGCGTCAGAACCTGACATTGCAAAACTTCCAATCATGGTCGACTCCTCCAAATGGAGTGTCATCGAAGCGGGGCTAAAGTGCCTTCAGGGGAAAGGTATCGTAAACTCTATCTCTCTTAAGGAAGGCGAAGAGAACTTTATTGCTCACGCCCGAAAGATAATGCAGTACGGAGCAGCGGTTGTGGTAATGGCCTTTGACGAACAGGGACAGGCCGACAACTATGAGCGTCGTATAGAGATTTGCAAGCGAACTTATGATATTCTTGTTAATGAAGTTGGATTCCCGCCGCAGGATATTATTTTCGACCCCAACATTCTTACAGTAGCTACCGGGCTCGAGGAGCACAATAATTACGCAGTCGATTTTATAAAAGCCACCCGCTGGATAAAACAAAATCTTCCCTATGCGAAGGTAAGCGGCGGTGTTTCGAACATTTCCTTCTCCTTCAGGGGAAATAATGTAGTTCGCGAGGCAATGCATTCTGCCTTCCTCTATCACGCTATTAAGGCGGGTTTGGACATGGGCATCGTTAATGCCGGAATGCTTGAAGTGTATGAAGAAATACCCAAAGAGCTTCTCGAAAGGGTAGAAGACGTGCTCCTTAACAGAAGAGCTGATGCAACCGAAAGACTCGTTGATTTTGCCGAAACGGTAAAAACCAAGGGGAAAGAAATTGTAAAGAACGAAGAATGGAGGAATGGCAGCGTCGAAGAAAGATTATCCCACTCGCTGGTTAAAGGCCTCATAGAATACCTCGACGACGACGTCGAAGAAGCCAGACTAAAATACGATCGTCCGCTCCAGGTAATAGAAGGCCCGCTGATGGATGGCATGAACATCGTTGGCGACCTCTTTGGTGCGGGTAAGATGTTCCTGCCCCAGGTTGTTAAGTCGGCTCGTGTGATGAAAAAAGCCGTGGCCTATCTGCTGCCATTCATTGAAGCGGAGAAGCTTAAGAATCCATTGGATACCAGCTCCAGCTCGGCTGGAAAGGTATTGATGGCCACTGTAAAAGGCGATGTACATGACATTGGAAAGAACATCGTTGGGGTAGTACTCGCCTGCAATAACTTCGAAGTGATCGACATGGGAGTAATGGTACCGGCGCAAAACATTATCCAGCGAGCAAAAGAAGAGAATGTTGATATCATTGGGTTAAGCGGACTAATTACTCCGTCTCTGGATGAAATGGTTCATTTCGCGAAAGAGATGGAGCGTGAAGGATTCACCCTGCCGCTGCTGATTGGCGGAGCCACCACATCCCGTATTCATGCCGCAGTAAAGATCGACCCGAATTATTCAGGAGCAGCGATACATGTTCTGGATGCATCAAGAAGTGTAACTGTTTGCAGCAATCTGATGAATTCCGAAACCCGCGACTCATATATTAAGGGCATAAAAGAGGAGTATGCAAAAGCCAGGGAGGCGCATTTGAACAAGCGTTCCGACAAACGCTATAAGAGCATTGATGAAGCCAGGGATAACCGCTTTCAGATCAACCTGGATGATGTAGTTCCAACCCCGCCTTCGTTCCTTGGCACAAAGACCTTTGATAACTTTCCACTTGAAGAACTTGTTCCGTATATCGACTGGACTCCCTTTTTTCACACCTGGGAGCTCAGAGGTAGCTATCCGAAAATATTCAACGATCCGGTAGTGGGCAACGAAGCGCAGAAACTCTACGACGACGCCCGGGCATTGCTTGCTCGGATAGTAGAAGAAAAACTTCTTACAGCTAAAGGCGTTATCGGCTTCTGGCCCGCCAGCTCAGTAGGCGACGATATTGAGTTATTTGTTGAGGATTCCACAACCCACAACTCGCAGCCAGTCATCATCCATACCCTCCGGCAGCAGACAGAAAAAGTAAAGGGAGAGCCTTATTACGCTCTTTCCGATTTTATCGCACCAAAAGAATCGGGAATACAGGATTATTTTGGAGGCTTCGCGGTTACAGCTGGCATTGGATGCGACGAGTTGGTTGCCCGCTTCGAGAAGGATCACGACGACTATAACAGCATTATGGCGAAGGCACTTGCCGACCGTCTGGCCGAAGCATTTGCCGAGAAAATGCATGAATTAGTACGTACCGATTATTGGGGTTATGCTCAAGATGAGAAGTTAAGCAACGAAGAACTGGTAAAAGAGAAGTACCAGGGTATACGGCCGGCACCCGGATATCCTGCCTGTCCCGATCATACCGAAAAGCGCACCCTGTTCAGCCTGTTAAATGCTGAAGACAATGCAGGTATGCACCTTACAGAGAGTCTCGCCATGTACCCGGCAGCATCGGTAAGCGGCTTCTACTTCTCACATCCTCAGTCACGTTATTTCGGCTTAGGTAAAATAACAAAAGACCAGGTAGAAGACTATGCCCGCCGCCGTAACGAACCCGTAGAACTTGTAGAGAGATGGCTGGGACCGAATCTGGCGTATTAA
- the era gene encoding GTPase Era gives MTHKAGFVSIVGKPNAGKSTLMNSLVGEKMSIITPKAQTTRHRILGIVNEDDYQIVFSDTPGVIKPAYGLQESMMDAVDESLVDADIILLVTDINERYDEADVIEKLKNTLSPVAVVINKIDTSSQENVFAKIEFWKEQLNPKAVFAVSALHDHNVKSVMEFIIDYLPEHPPYYDKDTLTDRNERFFVSEMIREKIFKLYQKEIPYSTEVIITAFKEEDKITRISAEIIVERDSQKNILIGKGGEMLKKVGTYARKDMEEFLQRKIFLEMFVKVIPDWRNRKNYLKQFGYDS, from the coding sequence ATGACGCATAAAGCCGGATTTGTGAGCATCGTAGGTAAGCCAAATGCAGGTAAATCAACCCTGATGAATTCTCTTGTTGGAGAGAAGATGTCTATCATTACCCCAAAGGCCCAAACAACACGCCACCGTATCCTCGGAATAGTAAATGAAGACGACTATCAAATCGTGTTCTCTGATACGCCAGGCGTGATTAAACCTGCGTACGGACTTCAGGAAAGCATGATGGACGCTGTAGACGAATCGCTTGTCGACGCCGATATTATACTGCTTGTAACCGACATTAACGAACGCTACGACGAGGCAGATGTGATCGAGAAACTTAAAAATACCCTCTCGCCGGTTGCTGTTGTTATTAATAAAATCGACACGTCCTCACAGGAAAACGTTTTTGCTAAAATAGAATTCTGGAAAGAACAGCTTAATCCAAAGGCAGTTTTTGCGGTATCGGCTTTGCACGATCACAACGTAAAATCGGTAATGGAGTTCATTATAGACTACCTCCCCGAGCATCCTCCATATTACGATAAAGACACACTTACCGATAGGAACGAGCGGTTCTTTGTTTCAGAAATGATCAGGGAGAAAATATTTAAGCTCTACCAGAAAGAAATTCCATACAGCACAGAAGTTATCATAACCGCTTTTAAAGAAGAAGACAAGATAACCAGGATCAGCGCAGAAATTATAGTTGAGCGCGACTCCCAAAAGAACATCCTCATTGGCAAAGGAGGCGAGATGCTTAAAAAGGTTGGAACCTATGCCCGTAAAGACATGGAAGAGTTTCTTCAGAGAAAAATATTCCTTGAAATGTTTGTTAAGGTTATACCCGATTGGCGGAACAGGAAAAATTATCTGAAACAGTTTGGGTACGACTCATAG
- a CDS encoding four helix bundle protein — protein MHHFNDLKVWKQSMELCKQVHYLVKGFPAEEKYVLTSQIMRSSISIPSNIAEGCGRGTNKELGHFLQISMGSAFELETQFILALEFSYITEDEHILIKNKLSEIQKMIYAFHKSLNIN, from the coding sequence ATGCATCATTTTAATGATCTAAAAGTCTGGAAGCAAAGTATGGAGCTTTGCAAACAGGTACATTATCTTGTCAAAGGATTTCCAGCAGAGGAAAAATATGTTTTAACTTCTCAGATAATGAGATCTTCCATCTCCATACCCTCGAATATTGCTGAAGGATGCGGAAGAGGAACCAATAAAGAATTGGGCCATTTCTTACAAATAAGCATGGGGTCGGCATTTGAGCTTGAAACACAGTTTATTCTGGCGCTTGAATTTTCGTATATCACGGAGGACGAGCATATTCTAATTAAGAATAAGTTATCAGAAATTCAAAAAATGATCTATGCATTTCACAAAAGCCTCAATATAAATTAA
- the metF gene encoding methylenetetrahydrofolate reductase [NAD(P)H], protein MKITEHIAGANGKALFSFELLPPVKGQSIQQIYNAIDPLMEFKPPFIDVTYHREDYIYKQHPTGLLEKVTYRKRPGTVAICAAIINRYKVDAVPHLICGGFTKDETENALIDLQFLGIDNVLVLRGDARKADPAFMPTPGGHSYACELLQQVVNMNNGKYLHEDHDSNKTNFCIGVAAYPEKHFESPNPETDFKYLKQKVDMGADFIVTQMFFDNQKYFSFVNRCRENGINVPIIPGLKPITTSKQLINLPKIFHIDIPLELSEAVSGCKTEKDVKDAGIEWMIHQCKELIEFGAPVLHFYTMGNPEPTYRIAKEVF, encoded by the coding sequence ATGAAAATCACCGAACATATCGCCGGAGCAAACGGCAAAGCACTTTTTTCATTCGAATTACTTCCGCCCGTTAAAGGGCAGAGCATACAGCAGATCTATAATGCCATAGATCCTTTGATGGAATTCAAACCTCCGTTTATAGACGTTACATACCACCGAGAGGATTACATCTATAAACAACATCCAACGGGTTTGCTTGAGAAAGTCACGTACAGAAAAAGGCCTGGTACAGTGGCTATTTGTGCTGCTATTATAAATCGTTATAAAGTAGATGCTGTTCCACACCTCATTTGCGGAGGCTTCACAAAAGATGAAACGGAAAACGCACTCATCGACCTTCAGTTCTTAGGCATCGACAATGTCCTCGTACTGCGTGGTGATGCCCGCAAAGCCGATCCTGCGTTTATGCCAACTCCGGGCGGACATTCATATGCATGCGAACTTTTGCAGCAGGTGGTAAATATGAATAACGGAAAATACCTGCATGAAGACCACGACTCCAACAAGACTAACTTTTGCATCGGGGTGGCCGCATACCCGGAAAAGCACTTCGAGTCGCCCAACCCGGAAACGGATTTTAAATACCTCAAGCAAAAGGTCGATATGGGAGCCGATTTTATAGTGACCCAGATGTTTTTCGACAATCAGAAATACTTCAGCTTTGTGAATCGCTGCAGGGAAAATGGCATCAATGTGCCCATCATCCCGGGATTAAAGCCCATCACCACCTCAAAGCAGCTTATCAACCTTCCAAAGATCTTTCATATCGACATACCCCTGGAATTGAGCGAAGCAGTGTCGGGTTGTAAGACAGAAAAAGATGTAAAAGATGCAGGCATCGAATGGATGATACACCAATGCAAAGAACTGATAGAATTCGGCGCTCCGGTTTTGCACTTCTACACCATGGGCAATCCCGAACCGACATACAGGATCGCGAAGGAAGTTTTTTAA
- the der gene encoding ribosome biogenesis GTPase Der: MSNIVAIVGRPNVGKSTLYNRLTETRKAIVDDMSGVTRDRHYGLAEWTGKTFTVVDTGGYVAGSEDLFEIAIREQVLIAIEEATVILFMVDVTTGVTDLDDSIADLLRRSKKPVLIVANKVDNNQLLNETHQFYSLGLGEIYGISSMTGSGTGELLDETIKHFNEEEPEVSTLPKYAIVGRPNVGKSSLINALIGKDRNIVTPIAGTTRDSIHIHYNQFGHDFMLIDTAGLRKKTKVKENIEFYSVMRTIKALEEADVSILMIDAVEGIESQDINIFHLAEKNKKGIVILINKWDLIEKTHKTTKAFEEQIREKIAPFTDVPIVFTSVTEKQRIFKAIEAASKVYENKNKKIPTSKLNDVMLPLIESYPPPSLKGKYVKIKYITQLSGSSPIFAFFCNLPQYIKEPYKRFLENKLREHFDFSGVPIQVYFRQK; encoded by the coding sequence ATGAGTAACATAGTAGCAATAGTAGGACGGCCTAACGTAGGGAAATCCACTTTATATAACCGTCTTACCGAAACAAGGAAAGCGATTGTAGACGACATGAGCGGAGTAACCCGCGACCGCCATTACGGATTAGCGGAATGGACAGGTAAAACATTTACTGTGGTAGATACAGGGGGTTACGTGGCCGGTTCCGAAGATTTATTTGAAATTGCCATCCGCGAGCAGGTGCTGATTGCGATAGAAGAAGCAACCGTTATCCTGTTCATGGTTGATGTTACTACAGGAGTAACCGATCTTGACGATAGCATTGCTGATCTTTTGCGCAGAAGTAAAAAACCTGTGCTGATAGTCGCAAACAAGGTAGACAATAACCAGCTTCTGAATGAGACACATCAGTTCTACAGCCTGGGGCTCGGTGAAATTTATGGCATCTCGTCTATGACGGGATCAGGAACCGGGGAATTACTTGATGAAACAATAAAGCATTTCAATGAGGAGGAACCTGAAGTTTCGACGTTGCCGAAATACGCAATTGTGGGCCGGCCGAACGTTGGGAAGTCGTCGCTTATCAACGCTCTTATAGGTAAAGACCGTAATATTGTAACTCCTATCGCCGGTACCACCCGCGATTCCATCCATATCCATTACAACCAGTTCGGTCATGATTTTATGCTGATTGACACTGCCGGACTGCGGAAAAAAACCAAGGTAAAGGAGAATATCGAATTCTATTCGGTAATGCGAACGATTAAAGCCCTTGAAGAAGCTGACGTAAGCATCCTGATGATTGATGCCGTGGAGGGAATAGAATCGCAGGACATTAACATTTTCCACCTTGCTGAAAAGAATAAAAAGGGAATAGTGATTCTGATCAACAAATGGGATCTGATCGAGAAAACTCATAAAACCACCAAAGCTTTCGAAGAGCAGATACGGGAGAAAATTGCGCCGTTCACAGATGTTCCGATCGTCTTTACATCGGTAACCGAAAAGCAGAGGATTTTTAAAGCAATAGAGGCCGCATCTAAGGTTTATGAAAACAAAAACAAGAAGATCCCTACTTCTAAGCTTAATGATGTCATGCTGCCATTGATTGAAAGTTATCCTCCGCCATCACTTAAGGGTAAGTATGTAAAGATTAAGTACATCACCCAGCTGAGTGGTTCCTCTCCCATTTTTGCGTTTTTCTGTAATCTCCCCCAGTACATTAAGGAGCCCTACAAAAGATTTCTTGAAAACAAACTAAGAGAACATTTTGACTTTAGCGGTGTTCCTATTCAGGTATATTTCCGCCAGAAGTAA
- a CDS encoding HAD family hydrolase, protein MIKAIIFDLGAVLIDWHPKHLYKKIFSNEADIDYFLENVCTSAWNEEQDGGRSLKEATELLVAEFPHQEENIRAYYGRWEEMLAGAIDGTVEIFKRLKDSGNYKIYALSNWSAETYPIAVKRFEFLNWFDGVVVSGAEKLRKPFPEFYQLLLDRYNLKAEEALFIDDNLRNVEAARSLGIESIHFQSPEQLEMDLKQYSVL, encoded by the coding sequence ATGATTAAAGCAATAATATTTGATTTAGGAGCAGTGCTGATTGACTGGCACCCTAAGCATCTTTACAAAAAGATCTTCAGCAACGAAGCTGATATAGATTATTTTCTGGAAAATGTTTGTACATCAGCATGGAATGAGGAACAGGATGGAGGGCGTTCTCTGAAGGAGGCGACGGAGTTACTGGTTGCAGAGTTTCCCCATCAGGAGGAGAATATAAGGGCGTATTATGGCCGTTGGGAAGAAATGCTGGCGGGAGCCATTGACGGGACAGTAGAGATATTTAAGCGATTGAAGGACTCAGGAAATTATAAGATCTATGCTCTCAGCAACTGGTCGGCCGAAACCTATCCAATCGCCGTAAAGCGTTTTGAGTTCCTGAACTGGTTTGATGGCGTGGTGGTTTCGGGTGCCGAGAAGCTTAGGAAACCTTTCCCTGAGTTCTACCAGTTACTACTCGATCGCTATAACCTAAAGGCGGAAGAGGCCCTGTTTATAGACGATAACCTGCGCAATGTCGAAGCCGCGCGAAGTCTTGGTATAGAGAGTATTCATTTCCAGTCGCCGGAGCAACTGGAAATGGATTTGAAACAGTATTCAGTTTTGTAA
- the thrC gene encoding threonine synthase, which produces MKLYSTNTPGVTVDFKEAVFNSMPQDKGLYMPVGIPVLDRDFIENIEMYSLSEIAFKVADSILQGAIPKNELKAIIEDAINFPAPVIKLDDRTYVLELFHGPSLAFKDFGARFMSRVMSYFMTEGEKTLNVLVATSGDTGGAVALGFLGVPNTQVTILYPKGKVSAIQELQLTTNGQNIRAVEVNGTFDDCQALVKQAFTDKELNEKFRLTSANSINIARLIPQTFYYFNAYAQLKRAGKTEVVFSVPSGNFGNIGAGLLAWKMGLPVKQFIAATNVNDTVPAFFRSGLYEPKPSVATLSNAMDVGNPSNWVRIMNLFNNDLDELRKIVSTGSYTDIQTGEAVQTIFDEYDYVVCPHTAIAWAAINDYRKSSGDDNSTAVFLSTAHPCKFPDVYEGEMAGKITIPEQVKTLLGKPKQSVELGVDFAGFKEYLMGSEL; this is translated from the coding sequence ATGAAACTTTATAGTACAAATACCCCTGGAGTAACAGTTGATTTTAAAGAGGCAGTTTTCAATAGTATGCCTCAGGACAAGGGGCTTTATATGCCTGTCGGCATTCCTGTGCTCGATAGAGATTTTATTGAAAATATCGAGATGTACTCTCTTAGTGAAATAGCCTTTAAGGTGGCTGACAGTATTTTGCAGGGAGCTATCCCGAAGAATGAACTCAAAGCTATTATAGAGGACGCAATTAACTTTCCGGCTCCGGTAATAAAGCTCGATGATCGAACTTATGTGCTTGAACTTTTTCATGGCCCTTCACTTGCTTTTAAAGATTTTGGTGCAAGGTTTATGAGCAGGGTAATGAGCTATTTCATGACAGAAGGCGAAAAGACCCTCAATGTTCTGGTGGCGACGTCGGGGGATACCGGGGGCGCAGTAGCTTTGGGATTTTTAGGAGTACCGAATACCCAGGTCACTATTCTTTATCCTAAAGGAAAAGTGAGTGCAATCCAGGAGCTGCAGCTCACAACTAATGGACAAAACATTCGTGCCGTTGAAGTTAATGGAACCTTCGACGATTGTCAGGCCTTGGTGAAGCAGGCGTTTACCGATAAGGAACTCAATGAGAAATTCAGACTTACTTCGGCCAATTCGATTAATATAGCACGTCTTATACCGCAAACTTTTTACTATTTCAACGCTTACGCTCAGTTAAAAAGAGCAGGAAAGACGGAGGTGGTGTTTTCGGTTCCCAGCGGAAACTTTGGAAACATTGGCGCCGGTTTACTTGCATGGAAAATGGGCTTGCCGGTAAAGCAGTTTATCGCTGCCACCAATGTTAACGATACAGTCCCGGCATTTTTCAGATCGGGACTGTATGAGCCGAAGCCGTCGGTAGCTACCCTTTCAAACGCCATGGATGTAGGTAATCCGAGTAACTGGGTCCGCATCATGAACTTGTTTAATAACGATTTAGATGAACTGCGTAAAATTGTGAGCACTGGAAGTTATACCGATATTCAAACAGGTGAAGCCGTGCAGACGATTTTTGATGAATACGACTACGTTGTTTGTCCGCATACCGCCATTGCCTGGGCTGCAATCAACGATTACAGAAAGTCGTCAGGTGATGACAACAGTACTGCTGTATTTCTGTCAACTGCGCATCCATGTAAGTTTCCGGACGTTTATGAAGGTGAAATGGCGGGCAAAATTACTATTCCTGAACAGGTGAAAACTCTTCTCGGGAAACCTAAACAGTCAGTGGAATTGGGAGTTGATTTTGCTGGTTTTAAGGAGTATTTAATGGGTAGTGAGTTGTAG